In one window of Anaerolineae bacterium DNA:
- a CDS encoding response regulator, with amino-acid sequence MEPLNILIIEDDPTTCTLLKTTLEMEGYQVNFVHHVENDDVFLILNQYNPDILFLDYHLGSKDTLKYLTDIRSNANWQHLPVLMTSAIDRSQECLAAGASNFILKPFNWDDITQTVKEFRDQILHGKEA; translated from the coding sequence ATGGAACCGTTAAACATTTTAATCATAGAAGATGATCCCACAACCTGTACGTTACTAAAAACAACTTTAGAAATGGAAGGTTATCAAGTAAATTTTGTTCATCACGTAGAAAACGACGATGTTTTTTTAATCTTAAACCAGTACAACCCGGATATTCTCTTTTTAGATTATCACCTGGGATCCAAAGACACCCTAAAATATCTCACCGATATCCGCAGTAACGCCAATTGGCAACACCTGCCGGTTTTAATGACCTCTGCCATTGACCGCAGCCAGGAATGTTTGGCCGCCGGCGCCAGCAATTTTATCCTCAAACCTTTCAACTGGGATGATATCACCCAGACAGTTAAGGAATTTCGCGATCAAATTTTGCATGGGAAGGAGGCATAA
- a CDS encoding putative DNA binding domain-containing protein, with translation MSQKRQIYQDKMNWYRLDLHLHTPASKDYHEPTVSYLDILRKAAACGLDIIAFTDHNTVGGIRALRKEVEELELLEQLNRIRPEEKQRLNEYRHLLQEVLLLPGFELTATLGFHVLGIFPPETNLRTLEHILLSLHVPPHLLDVGSTEVGATVDVLTAYRIINEAGGLAIAAHANSSHGVAMQGFDFGGQTKIAYTQDPNLHALEVTDLESKRRRTTANFFNGSKPEYPRRMHCIQGSDAHRLNRDPNEKNRLGVGDRVTEAKLPEPTFEALKALFLSNDFSRTRPFRPSQAPFDHILAARQQGTNIVQSFHESMTRKGGNLYAILCDIGAFANANGGTVFVGLSDDSKKPVMGVAKPREATKVIRDEVEKKITPPLDIKIDEHQTQGKKVLQISVPAGEDPPYVIDDYKVYVRDETESNLAVRDEIVALVERNLKTKANTIVASAPDRPVSQPETEPVLQNNVSPEPKTGVEIVLTETRKGQNYYSLRDLRNGNIVHNVTRQSARKLWQYALTEHETNRVDVGKVEWQGDIGLWKKYKRGGQIRFDLVQRDPDETLHVYYGVTEDGIHGPWQPLIDSSETL, from the coding sequence GTGTCCCAAAAACGACAAATTTATCAGGATAAGATGAATTGGTACCGGCTTGACTTACACTTACATACGCCTGCCTCTAAAGATTACCACGAACCAACGGTCAGCTATCTTGATATTCTGAGAAAAGCTGCGGCCTGCGGCCTTGACATTATTGCCTTTACCGACCACAATACGGTGGGCGGGATCAGGGCGTTGCGGAAAGAGGTTGAAGAGCTTGAATTGCTGGAGCAACTCAATCGGATTCGCCCTGAAGAAAAACAGCGCCTGAACGAATATCGCCATCTGCTCCAAGAAGTACTCCTTCTGCCTGGTTTTGAATTGACCGCTACCCTGGGCTTTCACGTGTTGGGCATCTTTCCGCCAGAAACAAACCTGCGCACTCTGGAACACATTTTGTTAAGCCTGCATGTGCCGCCTCATTTGTTAGACGTAGGCTCTACCGAGGTGGGGGCCACGGTTGACGTGCTGACCGCCTACCGTATCATCAACGAGGCCGGTGGTTTGGCTATTGCGGCGCATGCCAATTCGTCGCACGGCGTGGCCATGCAAGGTTTTGATTTTGGCGGGCAAACCAAAATTGCCTACACCCAAGACCCCAACTTGCACGCGCTGGAAGTGACCGACCTGGAAAGCAAACGGCGGCGCACAACGGCCAATTTTTTCAACGGCTCTAAACCGGAATACCCGCGCCGCATGCATTGCATTCAAGGCTCCGACGCTCACCGCCTTAACCGCGACCCCAACGAAAAAAATCGGCTGGGGGTGGGAGATCGGGTAACCGAGGCCAAACTACCAGAGCCAACGTTTGAGGCCCTGAAGGCGCTTTTTTTAAGCAATGACTTCTCCAGAACCCGGCCCTTTCGCCCTTCTCAAGCCCCCTTTGATCACATTCTGGCCGCCCGCCAGCAAGGAACCAACATTGTGCAATCGTTTCACGAGTCGATGACGCGCAAGGGCGGCAATTTATATGCTATTCTGTGCGATATTGGCGCCTTTGCCAACGCCAACGGGGGCACGGTTTTTGTCGGCCTGTCTGACGACTCAAAAAAGCCGGTCATGGGGGTCGCCAAACCGCGAGAGGCCACCAAAGTTATCCGCGACGAGGTTGAGAAAAAGATCACGCCCCCCCTGGATATAAAAATTGACGAGCACCAGACCCAGGGTAAAAAGGTTCTGCAAATTTCGGTGCCCGCCGGCGAAGACCCGCCTTACGTGATTGACGATTATAAAGTTTACGTTAGGGACGAAACCGAAAGCAACCTGGCCGTGCGGGATGAAATTGTGGCCCTGGTGGAACGAAATCTAAAAACAAAGGCCAATACCATCGTTGCGTCTGCGCCCGACAGGCCTGTCTCCCAACCGGAAACTGAGCCGGTTCTGCAAAACAACGTGTCGCCGGAACCAAAAACCGGGGTAGAGATTGTGTTAACCGAAACCCGCAAAGGCCAAAACTACTACAGCCTGCGCGATTTACGCAACGGCAATATTGTGCATAATGTCACCAGGCAATCGGCCAGAAAGCTGTGGCAATATGCCCTCACCGAGCACGAAACAAATAGAGTGGATGTAGGCAAAGTTGAATGGCAGGGAGATATTGGCCTGTGGAAAAAGTACAAACGCGGCGGGCAAATTCGGTTTGATCTGGTGCAGCGCGACCCCGACGAGACCTTACACGTTTACTATGGCGTAACTGAAGACGGCATCCACGGGCCCTGGCAGCCCTTGATTGACAGCAGCGAAACTTTGTAA
- the argF gene encoding ornithine carbamoyltransferase, giving the protein MAFNLRQRSFVKLLDFTPTEIMFLLELAKNLKTAKYGGYEQPRLKGKNIALIFEKTSTRTRCSFEVAAHDQGAHVTYLGPTGSQIGHKESMKDTARVLGRLYNGIQYRGFSQARCEELAAYAGVPVWNGLTDEFHPTQILADFLSMQEHSPKPLRHISFCYLGDARNNMGNSLLVGGAKMGMDVRLAAPKTNWPTETLVKQCRDIAQTTGAKITLTENVAEGVKGVDFLYTDVWVSMGEPESAWAERIELLKPYQVNRQVVALTGNLAVKFMHDLPAFHNRETAIGEEIYQKFGLEAMEVTEDVFESERSIVFDQAENRMHTIKAIMVATLGD; this is encoded by the coding sequence TCTTAAAACGGCCAAGTATGGCGGTTATGAACAGCCCCGGTTAAAAGGCAAAAATATTGCCCTTATCTTTGAAAAAACCTCCACCCGCACCCGATGTTCTTTTGAAGTGGCCGCCCACGATCAGGGCGCGCACGTTACCTATTTGGGGCCAACCGGCTCGCAGATTGGCCACAAAGAATCAATGAAGGACACCGCCCGGGTGCTGGGCCGCCTGTACAACGGCATCCAATATCGCGGTTTTTCCCAGGCCAGGTGTGAAGAGCTGGCGGCCTACGCCGGCGTGCCGGTTTGGAACGGCTTAACCGATGAATTTCACCCCACCCAAATCCTGGCCGATTTTCTGAGCATGCAAGAGCACAGTCCCAAACCCCTGCGCCACATTTCTTTTTGTTACCTGGGTGATGCGCGGAACAATATGGGCAACTCGCTGTTGGTTGGCGGCGCTAAAATGGGGATGGACGTTCGCCTGGCCGCGCCCAAAACCAACTGGCCCACCGAAACATTGGTCAAACAGTGCCGGGACATTGCTCAAACAACCGGGGCCAAAATCACCCTGACCGAAAATGTGGCCGAGGGCGTTAAAGGTGTTGATTTTCTTTATACCGACGTTTGGGTTTCAATGGGCGAGCCGGAGTCGGCGTGGGCGGAACGGATTGAGCTGCTCAAACCGTACCAGGTCAATCGGCAAGTGGTGGCCCTCACCGGCAATCTGGCGGTCAAATTTATGCACGATCTACCCGCTTTCCATAACCGGGAAACCGCTATTGGCGAGGAGATTTATCAAAAATTTGGGTTAGAGGCAATGGAAGTAACCGAGGATGTTTTTGAATCGGAACGTTCCATAGTATTTGACCAGGCCGAAAACCGGATGCATACCATCAAAGCCATTATGGTGGCCACGCTGGGAGATTGA
- a CDS encoding MogA/MoaB family molybdenum cofactor biosynthesis protein, giving the protein MQPKVGILTVSDRVSAGVTEDRSGPVIQQVIVERLNGAIERLAAVPDELDLIKDTLVAWVEQHHLDLILTTGGTGFAPRDVTPEATRLVIQKEAPGLVLAMLGDSLAITPHAMLSRMVAGIRGQTLIVNLPGSPKAVRENLETILPALPHALQLT; this is encoded by the coding sequence ATGCAACCTAAAGTGGGCATTTTAACCGTCAGTGATCGGGTCTCGGCGGGTGTGACTGAAGACAGAAGCGGCCCCGTTATTCAACAGGTCATTGTAGAGAGACTCAATGGCGCGATTGAACGTTTGGCCGCTGTACCTGATGAACTTGACCTGATTAAAGATACGTTGGTAGCCTGGGTTGAGCAGCATCACCTGGATCTGATTTTGACCACCGGCGGCACCGGCTTTGCCCCACGCGATGTTACGCCCGAAGCCACCCGCCTGGTTATCCAAAAAGAAGCGCCTGGTCTGGTTTTGGCGATGTTGGGTGATAGTTTGGCCATTACACCGCACGCTATGCTTTCCAGAATGGTGGCCGGAATTAGAGGACAAACCCTTATTGTGAATTTGCCGGGCAGCCCCAAAGCAGTGCGTGAAAATTTGGAAACAATTTTGCCGGCGCTGC
- the glgX gene encoding glycogen debranching protein GlgX, which produces MNERDRPKNLKPGQSFPLGATVYPDGVNFSLFSKNGAAVELLLFDDVDAPQPAQVITLDPRLNRTFYYWHVFVPGLKPGQLYGYRVHGPFAPQAGLRFDGKKVLLDPYGRGLAFGQNYSRAAAIQPGDNTAMALKSIVVDSGTYDWAGDAPLRRPSAETIIYEMHVGGFTRHPNSGVAPEKRGTYAGLVEKIPYLQKLGTTAVELLPVFQFDEQDAPEGLSNYWGYSPISFFAPHRGYSSRQDLLGPLDEFRDMVKALHQAGLEVILDVVYNHTAEGNEHGPTFCFRGLENRAYYLLEEEQSRYANYSGTGNTLNANQSIVRRLIVDSLHYWVKEMHVDGFRFDLASILARDENGQPLANPPILWEIESDPILAGAKLIAEAWDAAGLYQVGSFIGDRWKEWNGKFRDDVRSFVRGDPDTVSNLAKRFLASPDIYGHEERESEQSINFVTCHDGFTLNDLVSYNQKHNEANKEENRDGYNHNLSWNCGVEGPTDNPAIEQLRNRQIKNFLTITLLALGTPMLLMGDEVRHTQQGNNNAYCQNNEISWFDWSLLNQHASILRFVKNLVNLRLKLNALKQDQGLVLTQLLQQAQLQWHGVKLRQPDWGRDSHSLALTIKNITDTCSFHIIFNAYWQALEFEIPPVPGDSRGRWRQIIDTFPESPQDFYQWADAPVIDSPTYLVQPRSVVLLATKIPDPHGDGSGNKAR; this is translated from the coding sequence ATGAATGAGCGGGACCGCCCAAAAAATCTCAAACCGGGCCAAAGTTTTCCCCTGGGAGCTACGGTTTATCCAGACGGCGTCAACTTTAGCCTGTTTTCAAAAAATGGCGCTGCCGTGGAATTATTGCTGTTTGACGATGTTGATGCGCCGCAACCGGCCCAGGTAATCACGCTCGATCCCAGGCTAAACCGCACTTTTTATTACTGGCACGTTTTTGTGCCCGGCCTCAAACCGGGCCAACTGTACGGTTATCGCGTGCATGGCCCCTTTGCCCCGCAGGCCGGCCTGCGCTTTGACGGTAAAAAGGTTCTGCTCGACCCCTACGGCCGCGGCCTTGCTTTTGGCCAAAATTACAGCCGGGCCGCGGCCATTCAACCCGGAGACAATACCGCCATGGCGCTCAAAAGTATTGTGGTTGATTCCGGCACCTACGATTGGGCCGGGGATGCGCCCTTACGCCGGCCGTCCGCCGAAACCATCATCTACGAAATGCACGTTGGCGGATTTACCCGCCATCCCAATTCGGGCGTTGCGCCTGAAAAACGCGGCACCTACGCCGGTCTGGTCGAAAAAATCCCTTATTTGCAAAAATTGGGGACCACGGCCGTGGAACTGCTGCCGGTCTTTCAATTCGACGAGCAGGACGCGCCGGAGGGCTTGAGCAACTACTGGGGTTATAGCCCTATCTCCTTTTTTGCCCCCCATCGGGGGTATAGTTCTCGCCAGGACCTTTTAGGGCCTTTGGACGAATTTCGAGACATGGTCAAGGCGCTGCACCAGGCCGGCCTTGAGGTGATTCTGGATGTGGTGTACAATCACACCGCCGAAGGCAACGAACACGGACCAACGTTCTGTTTCCGGGGGTTAGAAAACCGGGCCTACTACCTTCTGGAAGAAGAGCAAAGCCGGTATGCCAATTACAGCGGCACCGGCAATACCTTAAACGCCAACCAATCCATTGTCCGCCGGCTGATTGTGGACAGCCTGCACTATTGGGTTAAAGAAATGCACGTAGACGGCTTTCGCTTTGACCTGGCCTCGATTTTGGCGCGAGACGAAAACGGCCAGCCCCTGGCCAATCCCCCCATCCTGTGGGAAATTGAGTCTGATCCCATTTTGGCCGGCGCCAAGTTAATTGCCGAAGCCTGGGACGCCGCCGGCTTGTACCAGGTGGGCAGCTTTATTGGCGACCGCTGGAAAGAATGGAACGGGAAATTTAGAGACGATGTGCGCAGTTTTGTCAGGGGCGACCCGGATACGGTGTCTAACCTGGCCAAACGTTTTCTGGCCAGCCCCGATATTTACGGCCACGAAGAGCGAGAGTCGGAACAGAGCATCAATTTTGTCACCTGCCACGATGGCTTCACCCTCAACGATCTGGTATCTTACAATCAAAAACACAATGAAGCCAACAAAGAAGAAAATCGTGACGGCTACAACCATAACCTGAGTTGGAATTGCGGCGTTGAAGGCCCAACGGATAATCCGGCTATTGAGCAATTACGCAACCGGCAGATCAAGAACTTTTTGACCATCACGCTGCTGGCCCTGGGCACTCCGATGCTGCTGATGGGCGACGAAGTAAGGCACACCCAGCAGGGCAACAATAACGCCTACTGCCAGAACAACGAGATAAGTTGGTTTGATTGGTCCCTGCTAAACCAACATGCCAGCATCCTGCGGTTTGTAAAAAACCTGGTCAACCTGCGCTTAAAACTCAATGCCCTCAAGCAAGACCAGGGGCTGGTCCTGACCCAATTATTACAGCAGGCCCAGCTTCAATGGCATGGCGTCAAACTGCGCCAACCCGATTGGGGGCGCGACTCTCACAGCCTGGCCTTGACCATCAAAAATATCACCGACACCTGTTCGTTTCACATTATCTTCAACGCCTATTGGCAGGCGCTTGAATTTGAAATTCCGCCCGTCCCGGGAGACTCGCGGGGGCGCTGGCGGCAGATTATTGATACGTTCCCGGAATCGCCCCAAGATTTTTACCAGTGGGCCGACGCGCCGGTGATTGACTCGCCCACCTATCTGGTGCAACCACGCTCGGTAGTGCTCCTGGCAACCAAAATTCCTGACCCGCATGGGGACGGCTCTGGCAACAAGGCCCGGTAA